In Candidatus Angelobacter sp., the genomic stretch CAGGTCGAGCAGGCCGTTGCGCGATTGAAACGTCTTGTCGTTGTAAATCAGCTTCAATCCCGTGTTGAGGTAGCCGTAGTGGCGCAACCGCCTTTCCACAAACTCCGGACGGAACTCGATCTTTTTGAATATCTCCGGATCGGGATTAAAACGAATCACCGTGCCGTCGGGCTCCTTGTTCGCCCTGCCCTTCTTCTCGTTCTTCAGCTTTCCCTGCTTGAACCATGCCTCGACAAATTCGCCCTCGCGATGGCTGCGCACAAAAAATTCCTTCGACAACGCGTTCACCGCCTTCGTGCCCACGCCGTTCAACCCGACGCTGAATTGAAAAACGTCGTCGTTGTACTTCGCGCCGGTGTTGATTTTGGAAACGCAGTCCACGACTTTGCCGAGCGGAATGCCGCGCCCGAAATCGCGCACCGTCACCGTGGTGCCGTCGATGCCGACGTGCACCTCCTTGCCGAAACCCATGATGAATTCGTCAATGGCGTTATCAATGACCTCCTTGAGCAGGATATAGCAGCCGTCGTCGTAGTGCGACCCGTCGCCGAGCCTGCCGATGTACATGCCGGTGCGCAGCCGGATATGCTCGAGCGAACTCAGCGTCTTGACCTTGCTCTCGTCGTAATTGTGCTTGGTCTTTTCGGCCATACGAATGCGCTGGCGGCAAAATGAAACAAATTGTGTCGGATGAAAATGCGAAAATGACCAGCGGTTCCACCGCTAAACCTCAATGAGGCTGCTGGCTTTACTAATTGTTGATGTCATTTTTCGCCAGGGTCTTTGACACAAGCCCATACCAAGGCAATAACCCATCCAATCAAGGTCCAGCCAAGGAATAGATTCAACACCAGGATTGCCTTTGCATTTCTTTTGTTTCTGCCGACAAATGCCGGGAAAAAGTACAGGCCTAGGGACAGCGATGCTTTTACCAAGAATGATGCTGTTTCGTCGAGGTCATGGTAATAGCTGGCCACGGCTCCAGTAATGACGAATGCGACCACAACAAATCCCCATTTGAACCATTCTCCGCTCGTTCTAACTCGTCCGGATTCTCGGTTGAGAGGTGGAATTCTCGTTATTGCCGGGTTATCCCGATAAAGTCGAGTTGAGTGAGCACAAACAGGACAGACGATTGACTCTCCTTCGTTTTCGATATCGAATTCCAGATTCGTTCCGCATCCTGAACAGGGGCATTTGGCCGTCATGGATCTCCTAATATACTGGTTTGGTCATCCAGGATATTGTGCGAAGTCTGTTCACCGAGATTCGAGCTTGCGCTCCGCTTGAAGGCAAGTCAAACGCGAACACCCCCGCGACGCGTGTTTACTTTCGGCTAATGCCGGGTTGAATTGAAAACGATTCCGGTCATCATCCCGCCGTGCATTTCATTCGTGATATTTACGCGGCGGCCCGCGCGGCCAGACGCCCGGTCCTCTCGTTCGAGTTTTTTCCGACCAAAACCGACGAGGGCGAGAAAACCCTGCTCGAAAAGACCATTCCCGCGTTGATGCAACTCAAGCCGGACTTTTGCTCCGTCACTTATGGCGCGGGCGGCAGCACGCGCGACAAGACGCTGACGATCGTGGACCGCATCCAACGCCAGCACGGCCTTGCCGCCATGGCGCACCTGACCTGCGTCAACGCCACGCAGGAAGAAATCCGCGGCTATCTGAGCGAAGCGCGGTCCCGCGGCATCAAAAACATTCTGGCGCTGCGCGGCGACCCGCCCGGCGGCACGGGCGAATTCAAGAAGACCGAGGGCGGCTTTGAGTTTTCGTACCAGCTTGTCCGGTTCATTCGCGAGATCGGCGGCTTCTCGGTCGGTGTCGCCGGCTTTCCCGAAGGCCACATCGCCTGCAAGGAAGGCAAACTCGTGGACTGGCAGCGATTGAAAAATAAGATCGATCACGGCGCGGATTTTGTGATCAGCCAGCTTTTCTTCAACAACCGCGATTACTTCGAGTTCCGCGATTATCTGGCGAAGCACGGCGTCACGGTCCCGCTGGTGCCGGGTATCATCCCCATTCTCAACACGGCGCAGATCAAAAAATTCACTGCGCTCTGCGGCGCAAAACTGCCCGCTCCGCTGGTGGCCGAACTCGAAAAGCGCGCAAGCGACGACGAGGCCGCGACACAATTCGGCGTCGATTACGCCACGCGCCAGTGCCAGGAACTGCTGCGCGAAGGCTCGCCCGGCATTCATTTTTACACGCTGAACAGGGCCCGGTCCACGACGGCGATCCTCAAAAACCTTGGCCTGGCCTGACGATTATGCGTTTGCACGACTGCATCGCGCGAACGGCGCACGCGCCACGACGAATGAATGTTGCCTTGGAATCGACTCCCTGGATAGAATCCAGCTGCATTTGAAAACACGTGACCTGACATGAACAAGAACATTCAAGAATCGGAACGCGGTCCCTGGGACTTCATCATGTTCGGGATCACCTTCTTCGGATTCGTTTTCGCGCTGGGCGGGGTGATCATCGCCTCCGCCGGGGTTGCCATCACCGGCCTGGCCGCAATGGTCCTGGGCCTTTTCTATTACTGCGTTCAGCGATGGCTCTCGGAATGACCCGGGCCGTTCGGCGGCGCTAAGCTCGATTTTCAGCGTCCGCCTGCGGAAAAGATTGTCCGGCTCGGATCGGTCATGAGAACCGGTCTTCGGTCCACGGATCAGCGGTGTTTGAATAACCGCGTACTTCCCAGAAGCCAAGGATGTCGCGATCGAGAAAAACGATTTCGCGGATAAACTTCGCCCCTTTCCAGGCGTAACGCTTCGGAATTATGACGCGCGCCGGGCCGCCGTGCTCCTTCGGAATCGGCTTGCCGCCCCACTTGTGCGCGATGAGCACGTCGTCATCCATGCAGACGTCGAGAGGATTGTTCGTCGAGTAACCGTCGTAGCTCTTGAAGAAAACGTGCGTGGCTTCGGGCTTCGGCTTGACGAGGTCGGCAAGAGTGAAGAACGCGACGCCTTCAAACTCCATGTCGAACTGGCTCCAGGTGGTGACGCAATGAAAGTCACTCACGTCTTTGAATTGCGGCAGCGCGAGAAACTGCTGCCAGTTCAGCATGACCGGATTCTCGACCTGACCGTGGATTTTCAACTCCCACTTGTCGAGGGGGACTTCCGGCTGGAGGCCGAGGTCGAGCACGGGAAAATTGTGCACCTGCCGCTGACCGGGTGGCAGCCGGTTCGTCGAGCGCGCGGCCGGCTTGGCTTTGCCCGCCATCTTCTGCGCCCAACGTTCCTTCGCGGCGATGTA encodes the following:
- a CDS encoding superinfection immunity protein — translated: MVAFVITGAVASYYHDLDETASFLVKASLSLGLYFFPAFVGRNKRNAKAILVLNLFLGWTLIGWVIALVWACVKDPGEK
- the metF gene encoding methylenetetrahydrofolate reductase [NAD(P)H] → MHFIRDIYAAARAARRPVLSFEFFPTKTDEGEKTLLEKTIPALMQLKPDFCSVTYGAGGSTRDKTLTIVDRIQRQHGLAAMAHLTCVNATQEEIRGYLSEARSRGIKNILALRGDPPGGTGEFKKTEGGFEFSYQLVRFIREIGGFSVGVAGFPEGHIACKEGKLVDWQRLKNKIDHGADFVISQLFFNNRDYFEFRDYLAKHGVTVPLVPGIIPILNTAQIKKFTALCGAKLPAPLVAELEKRASDDEAATQFGVDYATRQCQELLREGSPGIHFYTLNRARSTTAILKNLGLA
- a CDS encoding sulfite oxidase-like oxidoreductase — encoded protein: MKDQYIAAKERWAQKMAGKAKPAARSTNRLPPGQRQVHNFPVLDLGLQPEVPLDKWELKIHGQVENPVMLNWQQFLALPQFKDVSDFHCVTTWSQFDMEFEGVAFFTLADLVKPKPEATHVFFKSYDGYSTNNPLDVCMDDDVLIAHKWGGKPIPKEHGGPARVIIPKRYAWKGAKFIREIVFLDRDILGFWEVRGYSNTADPWTEDRFS